The genomic segment TGTTTTTAACCATTGATGCTCCTTCAGAGCTTTATTATATAGTCAATTCTTCTCaaattagtaaaaaaaagtTTTCATTGCACTATTAATAGAGAGAAATGAGTCTAACCATTATGTCAAACAAGTGACCTGTATGATCAAGGTCAATGTTTCGTATGACACCGGTATCGATTAAACTGCACAATATTTGTACAAGAATGTATTCTTATGTTACCAAACAGATGTTTTATAAACCAATTTATATTTGCATTTTAAAGAAAATTTCAGAATATAACATTAAATTCACATGTCTTTAATATTTATCATATCACATTAAGATGTGAAGTCACTCTGAGTCGTTGACATATGAGGTAGTGTGGTAAATTCTAATAAAAGACACGTAAATTTAGtattattttgtaaaatttcTTATGTTTTTATATGTTTATGTACAACTTTCGACAAAGATCTTTAAAAGTCAAGTGGTCAACCAAAACGCAATACAAGTTTATTTCCCAAGTTTATACggggcatttgattttttgcCAACTGACATTTAGTAAAGTAGCAAATTTGCTACTGGACCCAACGAGGAATTGCTACTTCTATTGAGTtgcaaaaagttaaatattccgGTTTATACAGCCGCGTAATCGTTCCCGTCACCTTCGCACGCTCCTCCCCCGTCCGCCGCGCGTCCCCCTCCGGCCCACCTCCCTGCGGCATCCGGCGCTCCCCCTCCCGTCTTCGCCTCGTGATGGCACCCCGCGGCGGCGGTAGCCAGTCCTATGGCTTCCCGATCTACTGCGCCGCCTGGCTTCCCCTCGCCCACATACTCAAAACCGACTCTGCCGCCGCCGACGCGGAcgacgcctcctcctcccctcccccacCCCCGATGGCCgtgctcgggggcggcggcggggagggccGTAGCGGCGTGCCCAACAAGCTCGTCGTTGCCGCGCTGGACCCCGCCCCTGCCGCGGCGGGAGAGGCGGCGCTCTCCCCCGAGGAGGTGAGCGATCCGTCCTCAGATCCCGCGCCGATCTAGGGTGGGGCGAGCTTCACGTGCTGACTTGGTGttcgtggtggtggtggggattTGCAGGTGGTTAAGGTGGAGACGAAGGAGGAGGTGCCGTACAGGATGGCCGTCCACCCCCGCGGCGACGGCGTGTTCTGCGCCTTCCCCAACGGCTGCAGGTACCCTCCTCGCCTCGGATCAAATCTCTGTGGCTTTGTACTTCGTGCACAGCTGCTGCTGATGCCGCCCCTTGGTGGTATTGGTTGGTTGTGAATTGTGATCGGCGGTCCGCGCAATAGGGATCAAAATGTCATATGTCCTTCTCCTTCCACGGTTTGTTTACTTCGTGTGTTATTCCTGTGGTGCTAAAGCTTGGAATTTGGCCGAGAGTATTTGCATTTTGTCTTGTTATGTAGCTTTGGCCATTCCATTCGAGAAGGTAGCTTCTAATGTTGATGTTTGCTAATAACAAGTTGCGTTTGGGGCAATGTTGGATTAGTTCACGTTTCTATAGTTAGCTTAATGCATTATCGTTTTGTATGTTCTTGGTCTATCTTGCAGCATAGTCTGAGCTTGCTTAGTTGTTAGTGTAGATGAATTGGTGGTTCAGTTTTAAGTATCAGCTGCAAAATGTACCATTTTGATTTTTATGCTTGCTGGTCACCTTATATTCTGCAAAAGATAATGGGGGTATCTTCTTGTTTTTTCCTGTGAACAGTGAACATTGATACTTGGTTGAAAATTTTCCCTTTTGTAAATTTAACCGCGAAACACCCATGTAGGTTGTATCGATGGGAATCACAGGAACGGAAGGAACCATACAAGCTAGCTTTGGAGCCTGACCAGGAAGCATTAGTGGAGCTAAAAGATGTTGGTTTGCAGTTGGCTGTATCATTCAGTGGAGAGGGTTCAATACTGGCCACTGGTGGTGAGGTAAATTAATATGGCATGCTTTTCATTGCATATTACTTATTAGTAGTTCTTGTTGATAGTTTTAGTACTTTAGTTTCTTCTTGTTGCCATTCCTGTTGTGAATTTGTCCAAAGGGAACACTATAGGCACTTAAGTACCTAGTTTGGAAGATAtcctatttttttaaactttattTCATAAGCTAAGGAAGATAtgataattctttttttttctgaatctGACATATCATAAATGTCATACAATGTGTTGGGAAGATCTGATAGTTCTATTGTATGTAGAtgttctaaaaataatattcttcaAGGCATCATGCGCAACACTTTTGAATACAGACTAATGGATGCCAAACAATTAGCTCATTTTGGCAACTTAATAAGCGTTCAACAAAATTGACAACCGTATGTATTGAGGATTCGTATAGTGATCTGAGGTAACTGAAGAGGTGAGTGTATAGTGTTTTTGTTAGCCAAAGGGATTCTTCTTGTTTCATGGTCAGCATGGTACAGAAATCTTTGGCAAGAAAGTAAAGCTAGGGCCTTTTTTTAATAAGTGAACGAAATTGTAGCAATTTAACATATGGGGATACAGAATAACGTTAAGTAGTTCCTGAGATGTGCTTTTCTGATGTGTCCTTTATACATGGTTGCATCATCACCTTTATTTTTAGTTAACAGCAAACATATGCTTATCAGTTTCGTTAAGTATGTCAATTGTTGACTGTTTTCAATAGTCGTTTATTACAGGCAGAACAGTCTTTGAACGCTAATATTTAACCTTGGTGTTGCTTCCATTTATCCATTTAAGTAGATAAGTTTTCAGTTATGATCTTGCATTTATGCTTTGAGAATTCGTCAATGGTTCATATATGGTTTTCTTGCTTCTGTTATCACACTGAAAACTTATGATTATTGACATGTCAAGTCATTTTTTTTTGGTAGGATGGGCATTTAAGGGTTTTCAAATGGCCTGCCATGAGATCCATTCTCACAGAAGCTGATACAAAAACGTCGATTAAGGATCTTAACTTCAGGTGAAAAAGTGACAATTATACTTTCTCTTCCCACTTGAATATTGATTGCAAGATACTGACGGGATCCTCTGTTTTGAAACTTACTTTCAGTTCCGATGAGAAGTTTCTTGCTGTGAATAGGAGCAGTGGCCCATGTAGAGTGTGGGATTTGCAGTCATCTGAAGTCGTAGCTAGTCTGCCAAGAGAAGCAGTGAGTGTTTTTTAGACAACATGCATTGATTGTATGTCTGGTTTTAAGTGAGTTTATGATCCGTACATTTCCAGGGAGAAATATTTGGCTTCTGCAGATTCTCCAATAAGACTGACAGCAGTCACATCCTATTTATAACAGCGATGCAAGGTGACATTAAGATTTAAGTTGACCTTGTTACAAGCTTAATTAGTTAATGAGCTTGAGGCCTGACATTAACAGAATAATACTGCTTTTTAGGTGATTATGGGAAAATAATATCCTGGAATACTACCTCACGGACGAGAGTTGGATCAAAGAAAATAACTCGTGAAGCCATTTCAGCTTTTGCTGTGTCGCCTGATGGTGCTCTTCTTGCAATGTGAGCATGGAAAAATACTATTGGCATCTTATTTCATTTGGTATTCAGCTTGAGGAGATAACATGGCTTTATTTTTGTGGAAGTCTTATTTGTTTGCTTGCCTTTTGTATCCAGTGGAACAATTGAAGGAAGCATTATCATACTTGGCTCAAAAAATATGCGAACCCTTGTAACAGTTAAAAAGGCACATCTTGGCATTGTTACTACACTGGCCTTCTCCCAGGATTCGAGGTCAGTATCTTCATTCTGCTTTGAGTTGATGAATGCTTAAAAGTAATGCAATTTCTCAACGCACTTATTTACATCATTTCAGAACCTTGCTGTCAACTTCCTTCGACTCAACTGCAAGGGTGACATTGGTTGGGTCCACGAAGAGTAATGGTATGCCACCTATtttgttcttgatttatttGATTTTCTGCCAATCTTTGCAAGTCCTTTCCTAAAAATGGGTGCTTGTTTCATGACAGGTTCAAGTGTATGGCCCATGCTCCTAgttatcattcttgcaatccTGGTATACTACTGTATGCAGCACAAAGAAGATCTCTTAGCAATGTTGCCGCATTGAGATTTTTTTGTCCTGGCTCCACTGATACCGCTTCAGAGATTGAGCAATTTTTGGTCTTGGGTCATCTGTCATTGTTTTCTCTAGGACAGCGAAACAGCAAAAAGCCTTCAGACTTTGTCACGCTTGTATAAAAAGGGTCATGTACTCATGTTGTCTAAGTTTTGTAAATTGATGGCCGCAAGCGAGTTTAGTATCTGTAACCATGTTTCTTCTTGCTGTAGAGTTGATGCACTTGTACTCCAATATAGAGAGTTTAGAAACAACACAATATTATTTAAACTAGTATGAAGAATAAAAATACAAAGAGAGCTTTCTAGTGcttattatttatatatttgatgGCCAATCTTTCTTATAGATTGTAGAAAGGGTTGTGCCACTATGATGTACATCTCTGCAAGCTACTATGCTGTACGTCTCTAACAGTCATTTGTTTGGTTTAAGGAATAGTACGGTTTGGTTCATcaccttctctttttttaatgaGTTGGTTCCTCAAACAGTCAAACCAAAGATCCCATTACTCCATTAGTTCATGAACTTGCAGAGAATTCTCCTAACATCCCTCAAGATACATAGTCATTACTGTATGCATATGATATGTTtggctgaattttttttacacgTAACGTATGTATTGTATTCGACAATGTCAATTTGTTCACTGTCCCTGAACGTGCACTGTATCCCAGCAGTGCAGTGCACTACACTCATGAAACTTCCGAGTTAACATCTGGTACAATACGCAAAATAGCTAGCTTGAAAAAACAAATATCTAAAAAGGGTCAAGATGTGCATTGTGCATGACCTTATCCTAAACCAAATTAACTTGTGAGAGGTACACCTAAAAAAAACAGTTCTACACTTCAATTCCATCTACTTGAACTTGCTTGCTTTCTACTCCATCTCAGTGAAACGTCACCCACAGCCAACGTCACAATTTACAAAGCGTGTCTACAGGGATGCCGATCCAAATAGCATGTCTGCTGGAGCAGTGTATTTTGGTCCGATCGGTAAAAATGCCGATGGCCAGCCGGACGGAGATGCTCTAACACAGTTGGTCAGATTAAGGCACTTTATAAATCTACACCcactaaaatatttttctataatttagTAATTTCAAGAAAACATTGAAAGCGCTACtattattttatttggttttggaAATTCAATTAATGCCCCGggtatcactactacagaaacccttTTCACTACCGATTTTGATGGGGCCGGCACGGTGGCGGGCGTTGCCATGGGGGAGGGGCAGAACGGGCCGACAGATGGGGTTGCGCGAGTATTCGACTCAGAGGTTGCGGGTGCGGTGGTGGGAGATAGCGATAAAGATCGGGGGTGAGGCGAGCTAAGAGGGACCGGaaaggaaccgtccaaacaatattctaattaattattatgttgatcattattcataatcacgacttcaacgattaattagaatactgctCTGATAGTCCCGACACGTATTTTGTATCTAAGATCGGAGCACATACCATCCAACACTTAGCATTACAACATACCTTAAGAAAGAAcaagtaattaatatttatattacaagttcttaagtatacaactattttcaacaatttacatcaaaatgtAACAACAACTACACAGTAAAAACTTAAACCTATACGACTGGAGCCATGTGCCCTTTAGACTCCACCCCAAAGCAAGTTTTTCACTGTGCAGGACCGGATGAACAGTGCCAAATTTCCCCCAAATCAAAATTGTGGTATTCTGTTactcaaaaatcctaaaactacttttttacatgttccataatctatgtgcctaatttttaaaattattttcaatcttaagttatatggtaaaaaattaaattacttTAAAGGAACTcaatttttcaccatataacttagagctgaaaataattttagaaattaggcacatgaattatgaaacacgtaaaaaaCATTTTAGGATTTTTGAGCAATAGAAGACTACTATTTTGATTTTTGCCTAATTTtagtactgttcatccgatATATATGCAAATTAAAACAGTGATATTCTTTTACtcaaaaatcctaaattttttttgcatgttctataatccatatgcaacccattttaattagatttacctAAAAAAGCTTctatataatttaaactaaaattatttaaaaagactacttttataacttgtaacaattattagggcctcaaataaattttcaaaaatctgaaaaaattcactaatattcttcttatatgatggaataatttctaaaattattttcaaccctaggttatatggtaaaaaaagtgagtttctttataATGCTTCGTTTATACGTATTTTTATCATTACATATGAATAgtaccaaaattttaaaaaatcaaaattgtgGTCTTCCGttgctaaaaaaaatcctagaactttttgtacgtaTTTCAtaatgtgatggactaatttataaaattatttttagccctaggctatatggtgaaaaaatgagttcctttatTGTTAAACAAAATAGTTGTTGGAATATAGCCATTGAACAAAATAAACGTTGGAATAAAACCATTGTAAGAAACGGTCATTgcaaataaaatatagtatatgAGATATGCGAGTGAGATTTGGCTAGTATGTTGGAGTGTGTAGAAATACGGAGGGGGAATCTTTTAGAGTGGATAATCAAATGGAGATATGATCAGTTAAATTTGGTTAGTCTGCTGGAGTTACTCTTAGTGACAAAAAGTTAAATACCTCCGTAAACATTATTTTTAATGCAATGTTAGTGGCCTGACAGAGACATGGGCAAGTTAGGTGGCCTGTCAGTTGGAACTAACTTCCCTGGGAATCCTGAGCTGGGGCAGGCAGGCAAATCCAACAAGGCTCTCCAGGTGCAATGCTTGATTGTTTTTTTCAGTGAATAGGATTAGAACAGAATCCAGTCATTCTGGATTGGAATTTGGAACCGAACAAATTCTGTAGCTAGATAGCAACATTCACAAGTTGGACCTCCTTTCCTGCTCTTAACTTTACCTATGCATAGAGTTTGCACCTGAAATCTTAAGAACTCAGACCATGATGTTTGAATTGAAGAGACAAATTGTGCATGTGGATGAAAAACAGTGGTTCCTAATTCCTCGAGCAGCTAAAGATCGAACGCATATAAAAATGGCCACATGAGCACAGCCGTGAGAAGTACAGATCATGGTGGATCATGATAGATTCAGAGAACCTGGAGATCAATGAGCCAAATTGAAGCAACAGATGTAATCAGTTCATTCATATCATTCAGACATTCGCGAACCGCACTGAACAGGAGTGATCTCTTATATCTCACAGATCGACGCGTATCGCAATCTCGCATACAAAACTTCTCTTTGTCAGGAATCCTTATTTACAATTTCTGACGCTCCGCAGTGTATGCACAAACTCGAGTTATTTACTTGTTATTACTAATCACACATGTAACTAGGAAAGATTGCATTTTTACTTTCCCTTGTGGCGTACAAAACTTTGCAAACCAACACCAACCTCAAGCCTCCAAACTGCAACTGCCCAGCACTTCACCATCACCAATTCGTCATCATCTCCTAGCAACTCACTGTGATATTTCCGTTTCATCGCCGTTGACGCCGGCGGCAGACGGGCCGGACCTTGCCGGCAAACGTTGGCAGCTTGTGGCGCCGAATGAGATCGACCTTCCTACCCCGATTCCGGACCTTCCGGCCATCTCCAACGCTTCTGAGAATTTCACCAGCCTCCTGATCTTGCCGAGCCCCGTCATCTCCTCCTCGCGCCCGCTGTTCGACGCCGGCGCACGGAGCGAGACGTCCGGCCAAGGTCGCTGCGGCAGCGCCACCATGGACACGGCCCGCCTGACGGCCGTCTCCGGCGAGCCGCCACGAGCGGTATCCTCGGTTTGAGCGCCACTAACGGCGCCAAGATTTGCCTCAGCCTCGACGCGGGGAgcggcagcggccgcgcccGTCCTggcgttggcggcggcggcggcggcagtgacCTGCACGGGCGCGCGGCAGAGCGGGCAGTTGACGTGGGCACGGAGCCAGGTGTCGATGCACCTGCGGTGGAACGCGTGTCCGCACCGCGGCAGCAGCCGCAGCGTCTCGCCGTCCTGGAACTCCGCGAGGCACACCGCGCAGCTGCCGTCCCCGTCCCCTCCGCCAAGAGCGGCGCCGCGCTTCTTGGCGTCGTACACCACCGCGGCGATGGCCGCGATGGCGCGCTCGTCGAGCCCCTTGGTCCGTATGTACCACGCGTGGTGCACCCCGCCGTCGACCTCCTCCGCCACCGCAGCCAGTACCTGGCccccctcctcgtcgtcctGCGTCAGCGGCGCCTCATGCTGCGCGGCCTGCCCCCGCCTCCTTCGCCACCGCCGCACCAGCCGGTGAACGAGCAGCGCGAGGAGAAGAACCGCGGAGACGGCGAGCAGGGACGCCGAGAGCGCGATGAGCGGGGTCGGGAAGCGGCTCGAGCGGAGGTGCACGGTGGCGgcaggcgacggcggcggcggcgccggtaGGCAGAAGTGGTAGTGGGCGCATGAGTCGGAGCAGTTCGTTGCGCAGGCGAGGGGGTCCGGCGGGAACGGGACGTCGCCCGGGGTCCCGCCccgctccggctccggctccggccgCGGCCTTGGCTTCAGCCTTGGCTCGGGCTTAGGCTCGGGCTTTGGCTCCGgccgcggcagcggcagcggcttctccggcggcggcagcggcttcTCCGGCGGCGGCATGGGTTGCCTTTACGCGCCTCAACGGTGAGCCGCGGCGCGTGGTTGCACTACTCAGCTCGGTGTTGAGCACTCGTGTGTGAATGTGAGAAGTATTGTGGTGATGTGGTTGAAGGGTGACCTGTGAAAAGCGGCACTGGTTTTGTACTATATTTCTCATGGATTTTGTGAAGATTCGTCTTTTTTAAAACTTGATTTCATGGAGATTGCGATGTTACTGCAGCTGCAGCTGTGGACGATGGGTAGTGTGGTAGTGAGTAGTTTAAAAGCAGAGGTTGAAAAATATCTGtcatgagtattttttttttaacaatggcCGACAATGGAGTCATTGTCTATCGGTATGATATTGTTTGGTGATATTTCTATGGTTCAAAGAGGGTCCCGACATGCGATGCGAGTAGTACGATGAGCAGAATTGATAAAAGATATCAGCTTCGCTAGTGAGTACTGTTGTTTTCCAcgaaagaaaattatttttcaccaATAGCATATTCAGATTCACCGTTCGATCCGTCGCAATCCGTCATAGTAGTGAGTAGTTTAAAAACAGAGGTTGAAAAATATCTGTCATGAGTATCTTTTTTTGGACAATGGGCCGACAATGGAGTCATTGTCTATCGGTATAAtttcttttgtgattttttattttatttctatgGCTCAAAGAGAGTCCCGACATGCAAGTAGTACGATAAGTAGAATTGATAAAAGATATCAGCTTCGCTAGTGAGTACTGTAGAAATTCTAAGGTTGTTTTTCATGAAGAAAATTGTTTTTCACCAATAGCAAAATTTTACCGTTTGATCGGTCGCAATCGCACCCATGTATCGCATCGGAAGCTTCTCAAGGTTTTCAACCTTTAAACACAACATCCACTAATAATAGATCCATTAAATACGatcatcatattttttaagCAGAACCGTGATATAATCCGGTGAGACACTGACGTCAGTCTCACTAGATTGACCTagtcaaaaacaaaacaaatcgTGGTCTTAATTTCTTTTTCCTAGTCCACCAATTCGCAATTTTCTCGTTCGCGGTCAACTTTAGAATTAGGG from the Phragmites australis chromosome 19, lpPhrAust1.1, whole genome shotgun sequence genome contains:
- the LOC133900821 gene encoding SEC12-like protein 2, which gives rise to MAPRGGGSQSYGFPIYCAAWLPLAHILKTDSAAADADDASSSPPPPPMAVLGGGGGEGRSGVPNKLVVAALDPAPAAAGEAALSPEEVVKVETKEEVPYRMAVHPRGDGVFCAFPNGCRLYRWESQERKEPYKLALEPDQEALVELKDVGLQLAVSFSGEGSILATGGEDGHLRVFKWPAMRSILTEADTKTSIKDLNFSSDEKFLAVNRSSGPCRVWDLQSSEVVASLPREAGEIFGFCRFSNKTDSSHILFITAMQGDYGKIISWNTTSRTRVGSKKITREAISAFAVSPDGALLAIGTIEGSIIILGSKNMRTLVTVKKAHLGIVTTLAFSQDSRTLLSTSFDSTARVTLVGSTKSNGSSVWPMLLVIILAILVYYCMQHKEDLLAMLPH
- the LOC133901021 gene encoding E3 ubiquitin-protein ligase RING1-like — protein: MPPPEKPLPPPEKPLPLPRPEPKPEPKPEPRLKPRPRPEPEPERGGTPGDVPFPPDPLACATNCSDSCAHYHFCLPAPPPPSPAATVHLRSSRFPTPLIALSASLLAVSAVLLLALLVHRLVRRWRRRRGQAAQHEAPLTQDDEEGGQVLAAVAEEVDGGVHHAWYIRTKGLDERAIAAIAAVVYDAKKRGAALGGGDGDGSCAVCLAEFQDGETLRLLPRCGHAFHRRCIDTWLRAHVNCPLCRAPVQVTAAAAAANARTGAAAAAPRVEAEANLGAVSGAQTEDTARGGSPETAVRRAVSMVALPQRPWPDVSLRAPASNSGREEEMTGLGKIRRLVKFSEALEMAGRSGIGVGRSISFGATSCQRLPARSGPSAAGVNGDETEISQ